From Oncorhynchus nerka isolate Pitt River unplaced genomic scaffold, Oner_Uvic_2.0 unplaced_scaffold_1472, whole genome shotgun sequence, one genomic window encodes:
- the LOC135568579 gene encoding uncharacterized protein LOC135568579, with amino-acid sequence MSTTTTTTTALQASATITFISQSSSSSSSSSSSPSSSSSSSSSPSSTSSSSSSSSLNGTSVFIMVSVSLVVLLLVISLIIVYRWKYTKITGPVSSTHRVSPDTGNHEGGCHGDGDYEEIMERPLQSDSTIYATANLPTSHFDSPHYASVTFHKTPSCPNEARVTTAKEGTSSCDYATVNCQIPTYSTVNHPHCSSEAPPI; translated from the exons AtgagcacaacaacaacaacaactacagctcttCAAGCCTCAGCCACAATCACCTTCATCtcacaatcatcatcatcatcttcttcttcatcatcatcaccatcatcatcttcttcttcatcatcatcaccatcatcaacatcatcttcttcttcatcatcatcactcaACG gtacCTCAGTGTTCATCATGGTGTCTGTTAGTCTGGTAGTGTTACTGCTGGTGATCAGCCTGATTATCGTCTACAGATGGAAATACACTAAGATCACAg GACCTGTCTCTTCAACACACAGAGTGAGCCCAGACACAGGGAACCACGAAGGG ggtTGTCATGGTGATGGTGACTATGAGGAGATAATGGAGCGCCCCCTACAGTCAGACTCCACCATCTACGCCACCGCCAACTTACCCACAAGCCACTTTGACTCTCCCCACTACGCCAGCGTCACCTTCCACAAGACTCCCAGCTGCCCCAATGAAGCCAGAGTCACCACCGCTAAAGAGGGCACTTCATCATGTGACTATGCTACTGTGAACTGTCAAATCCCCACCTACTCTACTGTCAATCATCC